Sequence from the Alosa sapidissima isolate fAloSap1 chromosome 21, fAloSap1.pri, whole genome shotgun sequence genome:
TTGAATTTCATACCCAACTGGATATATCAGTCTTTTAAATCAGCCACTTTACTTTGCATAGGAACTGGGGCAGACTTTTGTGAGCCTGTTTTTTTAACCTAAAACTGAAgcaataaaacaacaacaacagataaAAAAGAGATTCATAAATTTAAAAGATAAGTAATAGAATTATATAATGAGTAAAGTGCTGTAAGAATAGTGCAGGGTTTGGAGCTCAGTCATGGACAAATAAAAAGACAAATGGTTTTAACCTGAATTCTAACATCATAATTAGGGGCCTTTTAAAGATCTTCTGGCAGTCTGTTCTAGTTGATGCAGCCTAGTAGCCAAATGTTGCTACACTGTTTAGTTTGGATTATGGACTCTGGTAGCTAACCTGAGGCCATGACCAAAATGGATTTTATGTACAAGCTTATCAGATATTTATTTGGCCTAAGCTATTCAGTGATGTATAGATCAGAAGcagcatttttattttttttctgtgactAGCTGAAAGCAAGTGAAAAGACTTGTAAAAATGTGCTTTCTTCACTTGGTCCTAGATAAAACTCTAGCTGCAGCATGCTGTCTTTGAGCTGTCTTTTTGGGACACCTAACCCTTGATTCTAGCTATATGGAAAATGATAGAAACCACTTTGGCGATTGCTTTAACTGCTGAAAGTGACATCTGTGCCTCTGTCTATCTatatgtctgtttctctctcactcattcactctctcttccaAGTCTTtaatttttctttctcttgacCCCTTATCACCACTCACCACTTATCTCTGTCATTATCACTCCGTCATTCTATGACTGTCACTATCATTATCACTGTACAGCCACTTTACTGTCTCtttatttttgtcttttccACAATCTCAATATCTaatatctatctttctctttcactctttctctattATTCAATCAGTTtcatttcattctctctctctgtctctctctctctctctctatacatcTATCTAACtttacacacaccctctctccttTTAGTTATGCAACATCTTTcagtcttttacttttttttaaatgttttttctttgCATGCACTGGTACTGTATTACCTTCAAAAACACAAATCTAGTTCAAGATAATAATACTGTTCTGCGCTCAAGGGCGACGTTTAACTTCATTGCaatttgatttttgttttttgtacagCTGATTCTCACACCAGCAGTGTCTCGCATGGTAAGAAAGCACACCATACAACACCTGTCTAAAAATCTCTTTGAGTGAAAGCATTGGCTCATTTAACATATTTTTGCTAATTCTTTACTTTATATTTGAAATGATCATGCCATGAAGACACATACTATATAAGTCACTGATGCAACAATTGTTCTGTCTAGACTCGAGCAGTTCAGCCAGGGGTGACTCAGTTGCAGTACATTCCCACGAGCACTCACATCCTGACCCTGCAGGTAAAACAGTGTTGTGGTAAACTAGCATTATGCTACTTAAATTCAACATTTTTCTCTCTTAGTGTGAAAATGGCTTAGTTACTTCCGTGAATTTGTAGAGTAGGTTAATCATTTTTGTCTCTGTACTTTAGAGTCTGATCCACATTTGGGTGAATCTCAGGTCGGAGGACATGGTATGTTCTTATTAAAAGTTGTTGGTCTCAATACAGTGTTTTAATGCTCATGATGATCTTTGTATAAATCCAAAAATGAATATAGCTTCAGCTATATCAGTTTTTTGTCATCAAAATCCATATAACATTTGTAGACAGAGTAGTAATGACACAGGTGACATTGGTTACCAATGAGGTCTTAAGTGGGTGTGATATGCTCAATTTAGGCGATCCCTTCCGTGACCCCTCTCAAATTGAGGCACCAGGTAAGTCAGCACAAATCGTACTGGTGAAATAGTATTTGCTACTTTACTGTGCAAAATACTGTATTAAGTGCAAAGTATTCCACTCACGTGATGGCCCGAATGTTATTTCTGTTTTACATCACACCTCATTTCTACAGGGTCTTCATCAGCAGGTGCAGAGGTCCCTGAAACAGAGAATAATGGTGTGTATAGTATATGATCAATACATTTCCATCATGAATACATCTCTTGTTTAGTAACTGCTACCCAATGTCAGTACGTCCATCTCACACATATTTTCCAAATAATTCATTTACTGATGAGATTGCATTGAATGTCCCATCCATCACTGTTTTGTTTTCCCAGGAAATGGTCACAAACATTTAGTCGGGGGACCAGTTGCAGAACAGACAGGTGAGGCAATCTAGTGAACATCACGACAGCCTTTTAATATAAGAATAGTATTCATATATTCAATAGGTAATGTTTGGAATTCAGTAAGCTACAAATTGTGTGTATTTGATTTTCTGTATCAGATGTTGACCACTTTATCGAAGGGACAACACAAATAGACTCTACAGGTAAGCTGTTACAGCAGAAATTTTGGTCCAGCTGATTATCAAGTATTTTCACAAGTTAGTACTTAAAACActatttatttataataatgataattgacacatgatgatgataatgtatttattttgcatttccaAAATAACTATCTATTTTTGCACATTAGCAAACTTGGCCCTGAACAAAAGCCTAACCATTCACACCGTTTTAAATTGTACATTGTACATCTACAGTGATTAACTAGATAGCATCTATGGACAATTCATGTAAAAAGGGCTTACGATTCTTTCAAAAATGGCAAAATAGCAGGTGTGTGCTCATCTTGATGGCTGATAGATAACAGGTAACACTTGCATTCTGATTTTTGCAGGTGGAGTTGATGCATTTGGAGGTTCTCACGGGGAACTCACAGGTGATGTGGATAGAAAGCACAGAAGAGAAGGAACAAGGTCCCGTTCGGCTCTCCAGCATAGTCAtgccttttttcccctctctttcaGGCATAGTAGACCAAGCCAACGCAGATTTCTTCATAGACTTAATGGGTATGCGTCCTTTTCCATCAGATGTATTCaaaagaaagcaaaacaaaagacaaaacaacTAAAAAAACCCACATATTCTACTTTATGATCTTTATGTAGGCGGAATGGTGGATGCTTATGGCCCAGATGCACACGTGGATACCTTAGGTATGCTTTCAGTCCTCACCGAGTCTCCTTCAGAAACTATTCCCAAATGCCTAATCACTGAAGCTGTCTCAGCAGATCACATGGGCTTCACTTTTCCCTTAGATCCAACAGGTTGGTGCTCATTCTCTCACCCTCTGACTAACTCTTGCATGGATATGAATCTCTTTGCATGGACTATGATGGCAGAGCTATCATACTGCCAATAAGATACTAATTGGGATCACTTGTCACATTATCCTACTTTATGTATCCAATAATACTAATCCTGAACGCTTTATTTGATTTGTGCTGgtgtgaactctctctctctctacaacaGTTTAAAGATAGTGCTGGGAACACTTGAACTCTCTGTTCCGCTTCTGTCATATCGTGCTAATTATCTGCGCGCGTTGACATAGCGTAAAAAAACAGTCAGGCTGTCGTAGTTGTTTTTCCTCTCGTAATTCACCCAAGGAAAAACTGGTTTAAATcaggtttgatttttttttttttttttgctgttttctcaCTGGCGCGCACTTCCAGCTGTCGGGTTGGATCCAGGACAGCCGTCCAGTAGCAGCCGGGCTCCAGACGCTCCACCAGGTACCGCTGGCACGGTCCACTCCGCCAGGCCTCGTAAATCTCCCCGCACCTCTCTCCCCCACCGCTCGTCCCGTTTTGGGCTCAGCTTACTCGGCCACgccttgcaaaaaaaaaagacaaaaagaaggaCGCAGCTCGCAGGCTTGTAATCGTGACAGAGATTTCAGAGCGTCTGCTGGATATTTATGGCCCCGCTTTTTAACACTCCAAGTTATCATtaggtccatgtgtgtgtggggggctttTTTTAGACTCTTTTTCATTGTTTCTGTGCAGAGGTCTACAGAGTACTGGTTTAATGTGCGACTAAGCCCCATGCGTGTGAACTTGCACCTTGCTTGTGTTAAGTTTCAGAATTGGTTTCACTCTGTTGATTTTCCTAAGAGGCCATGAACAGCTTCCCTCCTTCAGATCTACAGAATATAAGTTACAAAGGCCTGTGTGTCATTAGCTGTTCTCACACTGTCATTACTGATGGGGGGGTTATCTCCTTGTCTTAGCAGGCTCACTCGATCCTTCATCCTTTGATCACCATAGTCCAGATCTTTCTGGTGCGGACCACAGTGCAGTGGACCACACTCGTTTTGACCATGTGAGTGTAGACCATGCAGGTCTAGACTATTGGCCTGATGCCTTGGCCCACACACATGTGGACGCAGGTGAGGAGGTGAACCCTGTTTTTTTTGGGTAAACTCAATGTTctcactcacatgcatgcaTTCAAGCATCTGTCCCAAACTTAACTGTCATAAATTCATGGATTTGTGATCTGGCAAGTGATCTGGAAAATCATTTcatgacatttgcatttagGCACAGCTGACCATATCCACTCAAATTCGGGCTTTACAGCAGATGCCACAGGTATATTCTAATCACTGATTTACTGAATGTCACTTTAAATCAACCTTTGAAAACAGGCTAACCTGTTTTCAATGATCTTTTTCAGATCCAGCACTCCCATCCGATATTATGTTACATGCAGATCACTCCATTATTGATTACCCAGgttaatatacagtacagtacttaaTGTAGAGTCAACATAGATAGATAATCTGAATTTACCAGCAAGATATCTTTTGGACACAATAGGCTAAttaacatttttcttttttatccaATCCACTGCAGAAGGTGGAGCTGATACAACCAGCACTGACACTGCACATTCAAATGGTGGGCCTAAATCAACAATAAACTACTGAATAATGCTGAGGACATTCAGTCTAATGTCAGTTTTGGTGCTAACCTATTATCATTCTGTCACAGGTAATGGTCGTCACAGACCAGTGACAGAGCCGCTCAGAGGTACAAAATGTTTAAAACTTCACCAACCATAAATTTTCCACTTAGGCttacattttacacacaaaTCTACTTCACTTGGCTACACCATGGCCTTTAAATCTGTGCTCTTTATTTATACAGGGGACCATCCTGGTTTTGATATCCATCATGACAGTTCGAGTGAGTCCGTGTTTCAATATGCCAAGTGGTGAAGATGTTCAGTAAAAATTCTGAAACCATTGAGGAAACCATGCTTGCCTCCTCTATAACAAAAACTATTCATCAAACGGTGTTCTCATCGTCCACATGACTGCAGTTGTCTGCTTTTTTCTGCAGGTACAGTGCACCAACCAATTACTGCAGCAGACGCACCAGACACTGGTTAGTATTTATTGTCAGCAGCTCGTCTTCGACTATTGATTTGTTAGTCATAACTCAAAGTTCACATCTTTCCTGTTTGCCAAGATGGGCCTACCTTCAATGAAAAGTCTTGGCGAACTTTGCATGTGGAAAATCCATATAAACGGGGCCAGGCCTCTCTGGCAAGCTCTGGGTTAGAGAAGCGCGTTGAGATGAATATCCACTGTATTGTTATAAAACGTCTTGACAAGGAAAGGAATCCCCTAAAAAAGGATTCCAAGCAGTAAACCATCCATCAAACGGTCATGTTTTGTGTTTGTCCAGGTGAGCGGCATGGCGTTGTTTCACCGCTGGACACGACAGGTTGGTGCTTCTCTTTTAAATGGCACCGCATGGGATCAGGGGAATTTCACGTTCATACTTTATAATGTTGTTACAGCAGATTCCCAGCATGAGGCGTCAGTATGAATttataagtaggcctacttcgccATTCAACTCAACGAGTCTCTTGTGATCAGAGGAACATTGTGAAGGAAAAACAAGCTTCATACCACATATTCCTTCTCTAACGATGTTCGAATTCCTTTTAGCTGGGACATTTGAGGGGATCGACCACACTCACGGTCCGCAGACAGACATGGCTGGTCAGTGCACGGTTCATGGAgtggaaaaatatttttggcctATATTATTTCATAGAGTAGTATATTAAATCTAATTGATACAATAAGACTAACAGGAAACTGTTCAATCTGTTCGGACACTGAAGGAGGTAACCAAAGATATGTTCAATCACctattcatttattttgtttttaaaggaGGTCCCTCGGATGCAGGTACTCAAGTGATAGGTAGGCTATTTGATTGACTAATGTCAAAGTGCACTGCTGGGATGTTTGGCAGCGTGCATGGTTAACTCAGGTGTTGCTCTACAATCAGGTGCAGATGCAGCAGGTGGGGAACCTGTGACTAATGTCCATATCCAGGTGGAAGCAACAGGTATGGGTATATTTTTTAACTGTATGTTTTTTAAGAGTATGTTGTTAGCTGTCTCGCCGTCTCCTTAGCTATCCTACCCTTTTTCATGTCTTATGTTTGTAGGATGGTTTCTGTACAGACGCAACATGCGTGATAGCTCAAGACCAATTATAGGACAATGATGTGAATGTTGAAAACCTGCACATGTTTTGCTACATCGTAAAACCCATCTGCAGAATTCCCTATGACATTTAACAAAGCAGTGAAATTAATTAGTTAAATCTGTGCTCTGTGCCCTAGCAATGGGTGCCATTTATGGCTCAAGTCCACCGGACACTGTGGGTACGTTGCTTTCTGATGAccaatttctttatttttaaatgtgaCTTGGAATTGGAACTCAATTGCTAGCCAAGGTCAGACTGACCGTACCGTAATGCTTTACTGCAGCCAGACAAAATGTTGTTcaaagtaaaagagagagacttAGAACGAGTATCTCTTCCAAGTCTAATTTTGATTTAGAGTGAACTGGAGCTGGACTCTTAGCCAAATGGATCACTGTTCAATATTACCTAAGCCAGAACAAAGCCATCTACCAATCAAATGTAGTTATCTACTGACAGTTATACTGTTATTAAAAAATATCCATCAAAACCCTCTGTGTCTGATATAGGCCATGAGGGAGTGACCGATGCTCAAGCCAGATTCACAGGTATCCTAAGTGAAATAAATTGACTTAAAGTTACAATATGCAGCATGTCATTGCATGCAATCCATGTAGGATTAATGtaataacatttatttgtgTACCGCAGATTCTCAGTCTGGTCCCAGGCATAGCTTTACAGGTAAGTTTCTAATGGGACATTGTTGTGGTAAAGACCCATTTTTATCAATACCTGCTCTCTGAACCAGgattgtgcacaattcgaattgcaattctgcttcctgtttgctacctcaattgaaatgcaagtgaaattcaagaattgaattggaatttaagagccagtttcaattcaattctggaattttgcacacgCCTGCTCTGAACATAGGAGAAATGTAACTATAAGACATACCTTTAAGCCGACTCCTGTATTTTTGTCTCAGATATGGTGGATTCTCACAGTCTCCTCACTGAGACAGACGCACCAGGTGGGTTGCCATGGACACACAGGCTTTTACACCTTTTCACGCGAGGTTGACAAATCCAGTCCCTCTTGCATATGAGAGAAAATCAAACCTAATCAACATAACATATTAGAAGTCAGATCCTCTGACATACTGTTGAGGGTCTACCCATCTGAGACGTGTCAGTCAAATGACATCTCTGTCAAATGCTTCATTATCGGCAAG
This genomic interval carries:
- the si:ch211-80h18.1 gene encoding uncharacterized protein si:ch211-80h18.1 isoform X4, translated to MLSRNLLIASAVVFLATTVSTAPVEEKEPEDTEVETEDGEEEVSEEDADDDDDSSQDLNKGTGAQHATTVSKDLGATPHPGMSAGESSNGQKHTADSAAHSGQDASSSSSAAGGFNGESGRDPHTISSDPGTHASTVNGGSSTSEAGAAGAEEHGISVSQVHADSHTSSVSHDSSSSARGDSVAVHSHEHSHPDPAESDPHLGESQVGGHGDPFRDPSQIEAPGSSSAGAEVPETENNGNGHKHLVGGPVAEQTDVDHFIEGTTQIDSTGGVDAFGGSHGELTGIVDQANADFFIDLMGGMVDAYGPDAHVDTLGMLSVLTESPSETIPKCLITEAVSADHMGFTFPLDPTAVGLDPGQPSSSSRAPDAPPAGSLDPSSFDHHSPDLSGADHSAVDHTRFDHVSVDHAGLDYWPDALAHTHVDAGTADHIHSNSGFTADATDPALPSDIMLHADHSIIDYPEGGADTTSTDTAHSNGNGRHRPVTEPLRGDHPGFDIHHDSSMHQPITAADAPDTGERHGVVSPLDTTAGTFEGIDHTHGPQTDMAGGPSDAGTQVIGADAAGGEPVTNVHIQVEATAMGAIYGSSPPDTVGHEGVTDAQARFTDSQSGPRHSFTDMVDSHSLLTETDAPVTEHAHGVLDHTGVMDSVTAGPQGTVGGSSQPGVTEQTQAAVSAGEQYNTSGQGPEGAENVELEDTC
- the si:ch211-80h18.1 gene encoding dentin sialophosphoprotein isoform X11, which produces MLSRNLLIASAVVFLATTVSTAPVEEKEPEDTEVETEDGEEEVSEEDADDDDDSSQDLNKGTGAQHATTVSKDLGATPHPGMSAGESSNGQKHTADSAAHSGQDASSSSSAAGGFNGESGRDPHTISSDPGTHASTVNGGSSTSEAGAAGAEEHGISVSQVHADSHTSSVSHDSSSSARGDSVAVHSHEHSHPDPAESDPHLGESQVGGHGDPFRDPSQIEAPGSSSAGAEVPETENNGNGHKHLVGGPVAEQTDVDHFIEGTTQIDSTGGVDAFGGSHGELTGIVDQANADFFIDLMGGMVDAYGPDAHVDTLAVGLDPGQPSSSSRAPDAPPAGSLDPSSFDHHSPDLSGADHSAVDHTRFDHVSVDHAGLDYWPDALAHTHVDAGTADHIHSNSGFTADATDPALPSDIMLHADHSIIDYPEGGADTTSTDTAHSNGNGRHRPVTEPLRGDHPGFDIHHDSSSTVHQPITAADAPDTGERHGVVSPLDTTAGTFEGIDHTHGPQTDMAGGPSDAGTQVIGADAAGGEPVTNVHIQVEATAMGAIYGSSPPDTVGHEGVTDAQARFTDSQSGPRHSFTDMVDSHSLLTETDAPVTEHAHGVLDHTGVMDSVTAGPQGTVGGSSQPGVTEQTQAAVSAGEQYNTSGQGPEGAENVELEDTC
- the si:ch211-80h18.1 gene encoding uncharacterized protein si:ch211-80h18.1 isoform X7 → MLSRNLLIASAVVFLATTVSTAPVEEKEPEDTEVETEDGEEEVSEEDAGTGAQHATTVSKDLGATPHPGMSAGESSNGQKHTADSAAHSGQDASSSSSAAGGFNGESGRDPHTISSDPGTHASTVNGGSSTSEAGAAGAEEHGISVSQVHADSHTSSVSHDSSSSARGDSVAVHSHEHSHPDPAESDPHLGESQVGGHGDPFRDPSQIEAPGSSSAGAEVPETENNGNGHKHLVGGPVAEQTDVDHFIEGTTQIDSTGGVDAFGGSHGELTGIVDQANADFFIDLMGGMVDAYGPDAHVDTLGMLSVLTESPSETIPKCLITEAVSADHMGFTFPLDPTAVGLDPGQPSSSSRAPDAPPAGSLDPSSFDHHSPDLSGADHSAVDHTRFDHVSVDHAGLDYWPDALAHTHVDAGTADHIHSNSGFTADATDPALPSDIMLHADHSIIDYPEGGADTTSTDTAHSNGNGRHRPVTEPLRGDHPGFDIHHDSSSTVHQPITAADAPDTGERHGVVSPLDTTAGTFEGIDHTHGPQTDMAGGPSDAGTQVIGADAAGGEPVTNVHIQVEATAMGAIYGSSPPDTVGHEGVTDAQARFTDSQSGPRHSFTDMVDSHSLLTETDAPVTEHAHGVLDHTGVMDSVTAGPQGTVGGSSQPGVTEQTQAAVSAGEQYNTSGQGPEGAENVELEDTC
- the si:ch211-80h18.1 gene encoding uncharacterized protein si:ch211-80h18.1 isoform X1; this translates as MLSRNLLIASAVVFLATTVSTAPVEEKEPEDTEVETEDGEEEVSEEDADDDDDSSQDLNKGTGAQHATTVSKDLGATPHPGMSAGESSNGQKHTADSAAHSGQDASSSSSAAGGFNGESGRDPHTISSDPGTHASTVNGGSSTSEAGAAGAEEHGISVSQVHADSHTSSVSHDSSSSARGDSVAVHSHEHSHPDPAESDPHLGESQVGGHGDPFRDPSQIEAPGSSSAGAEVPETENNGNGHKHLVGGPVAEQTDVDHFIEGTTQIDSTGGVDAFGGSHGELTGIVDQANADFFIDLMGGMVDAYGPDAHVDTLGMLSVLTESPSETIPKCLITEAVSADHMGFTFPLDPTAVGLDPGQPSSSSRAPDAPPAGSLDPSSFDHHSPDLSGADHSAVDHTRFDHVSVDHAGLDYWPDALAHTHVDAGTADHIHSNSGFTADATDPALPSDIMLHADHSIIDYPEGGADTTSTDTAHSNGNGRHRPVTEPLRGDHPGFDIHHDSSSTVHQPITAADAPDTGERHGVVSPLDTTAGTFEGIDHTHGPQTDMAGGPSDAGTQVIGADAAGGEPVTNVHIQVEATAMGAIYGSSPPDTVGHEGVTDAQARFTDSQSGPRHSFTDMVDSHSLLTETDAPVTEHAHGVLDHTGVMDSVTAGPQGTVGGSSQPGVTEQTQAAVSAGEQYNTSGQGPEGAENVELEDTC